From the genome of Pantoea alfalfae, one region includes:
- the dndD gene encoding DNA sulfur modification protein DndD: protein MLIKQLVLQNFRVFRGEHVIELAPRKRQNNSNPRPIVLFGGLNGAGKTSILSAIRIALYGRLAFGSSTQQQEYVEELSALIHNGSTSGEDPSEASIELSFTYNKGGYEAEFTVTRSWKKGKKDQLSLQQDGQPLNELDYDQCQGFLNELIPHGIADLFFFDGEKIAELAEDDSGNILRTAVRRLLGLDLISKLRNDLMIFVKRQQSSQLEVSKQQKLSDLEEQAKKFSFMAEQILEKADFTKMRIDLLTKEIMRYESLLNAEGGAFAQTKTQEKQKVDTLLKEKERLEKALRHECDGSLPYALAPKTLGRLLEQINKEMQIKQASSFEKELNQFLVQLKNDISFRSGTTGIIAAEAIEDNLKDFLASKPKGELLFDISEREAGMIEQSIEQDSKKSWERFDLYRTQLAEVEEQLEQAAANIARAPEDDQLIDIFEKLRELDRQRESKRQEYRLLLEEAKQTKQQQLECARQIQKTHDLARNQHNSDSAFNNAQETINLLDRYSELLTKARVKTLSVNFGDAYRKLARKEDLQLNAHINPETFDVELIDEKGTVINRKLLSAGEKQIYAIAILEALAKTSGRDLPVIIDTPLGRLDSQHRDKLINHYFPFASHQVVLLSTDTEVDERYFVDQLRDDISHAYEIVFNANTKSSTLKPGYFWELTKEAI, encoded by the coding sequence ATGTTAATTAAACAGCTGGTTTTGCAAAACTTTAGAGTCTTTAGAGGAGAGCACGTTATTGAATTGGCGCCAAGGAAACGCCAAAACAATTCTAATCCGCGTCCGATAGTTTTATTTGGTGGACTAAACGGTGCTGGGAAAACATCCATTCTATCGGCTATCCGAATTGCCTTATATGGCAGACTTGCGTTTGGTTCATCTACCCAACAGCAAGAATATGTTGAAGAGCTTAGTGCATTGATTCATAACGGCTCCACTTCTGGAGAGGATCCGAGTGAAGCATCAATCGAGCTCAGCTTTACTTATAACAAAGGCGGTTATGAAGCTGAATTCACCGTTACACGTTCCTGGAAAAAAGGTAAAAAAGATCAGCTCTCGCTTCAGCAAGATGGCCAACCTCTGAATGAACTGGATTATGATCAGTGCCAGGGATTCCTGAATGAATTAATTCCACATGGAATTGCAGATTTGTTCTTCTTCGACGGCGAAAAAATTGCAGAACTTGCTGAAGACGATTCAGGAAATATTCTACGTACAGCGGTAAGACGCTTGTTAGGTTTAGATCTCATTTCGAAACTTCGAAATGATTTGATGATATTTGTCAAGCGTCAACAATCAAGCCAGTTAGAGGTTTCAAAACAGCAAAAGCTTTCTGATCTTGAAGAACAGGCTAAAAAGTTTTCTTTCATGGCGGAGCAGATTTTAGAAAAAGCTGATTTTACAAAAATGCGCATCGATTTGCTGACGAAAGAAATCATGCGATATGAATCCCTTCTCAATGCAGAAGGTGGTGCTTTTGCCCAGACTAAAACACAAGAAAAACAGAAAGTTGATACGCTCTTAAAAGAAAAAGAGCGCCTTGAAAAAGCCTTGCGCCATGAGTGCGATGGCTCATTGCCATATGCTTTAGCACCTAAAACTTTAGGCCGTTTGCTGGAACAAATTAATAAAGAGATGCAAATCAAGCAAGCGAGCAGTTTTGAAAAAGAATTGAATCAATTCCTCGTACAGCTAAAAAATGATATCTCATTCCGTTCAGGTACTACAGGTATTATTGCTGCCGAAGCGATTGAAGATAATCTAAAAGATTTCCTGGCTAGTAAACCTAAAGGGGAATTATTGTTTGACATCTCGGAACGGGAAGCTGGGATGATTGAACAGTCCATCGAGCAAGACAGTAAGAAATCCTGGGAACGCTTTGATCTCTATCGTACCCAATTAGCAGAAGTTGAAGAGCAACTTGAGCAAGCGGCAGCAAACATCGCTCGTGCACCCGAAGATGATCAGCTCATAGATATATTTGAAAAACTTCGAGAGCTTGACCGGCAACGCGAGAGTAAACGCCAGGAGTATCGCCTGCTTCTGGAAGAAGCAAAGCAAACTAAACAACAGCAGCTTGAATGTGCTCGCCAGATACAAAAAACTCATGATCTGGCTCGTAATCAGCATAACTCCGATAGTGCATTTAATAACGCGCAGGAAACGATCAATCTGCTTGATCGATATAGTGAACTTTTAACAAAAGCCAGGGTGAAAACGCTGTCAGTCAATTTTGGCGATGCTTATCGTAAATTAGCTCGTAAAGAGGATTTACAGCTCAATGCACACATCAATCCTGAAACGTTTGATGTGGAATTGATCGATGAAAAAGGCACAGTAATAAATCGTAAGCTTCTTTCCGCTGGTGAAAAACAAATCTATGCAATAGCAATACTTGAAGCTCTGGCGAAAACATCTGGTCGCGATTTGCCAGTGATTATAGATACGCCACTGGGCCGTTTAGATTCTCAGCATAGAGATAAATTGATTAATCATTACTTCCCGTTTGCTAGTCATCAGGTAGTGCTGCTATCAACAGATACAGAAGTAGATGAGCGATATTTTGTCGATCAATTGCGAGATGACATCTCTCATGCTTATGAAATCGTTTTTAATGCGAATACTAAGTCATCAACTTTAAAACCGGGATATTTCTGGGAATTAACAAAGGAGGCAATCTGA
- the dndE gene encoding DNA sulfur modification protein DndE → MLPNRMQLSRQTEEQLKKLKGFTGITPNVASRLAFFRSIESEFRFSPDRDSKKLDGLLVLDKITWLGETLQTTELVLKMLYPQIEHAMLIKAWAAHVEDGIAAIRNHKNLKDIAQVL, encoded by the coding sequence ATGCTCCCTAACAGAATGCAGCTCAGTCGCCAGACTGAAGAACAACTTAAAAAGCTTAAGGGATTCACAGGGATAACTCCTAACGTGGCCTCCCGCTTAGCATTTTTCCGTTCGATAGAAAGTGAGTTTCGATTTTCACCAGATCGAGATAGCAAAAAGCTAGATGGCCTTTTGGTACTCGACAAAATTACGTGGTTGGGTGAAACGCTACAAACAACGGAATTGGTACTTAAAATGTTATATCCACAGATAGAGCATGCAATGTTAATTAAAGCATGGGCGGCACATGTTGAGGATGGGATTGCTGCAATAAGAAATCATAAAAACCTAAAAGATATAGCGCAGGTTTTATAG
- the dptH gene encoding DNA phosphorothioation-dependent restriction protein DptH, which produces MSVKQFETFLAETFIEWVGGIIQPGERYQFKSPDPENALKLWEAFVSLADGNQLEIAPEQHVDFLSCNGIQLIPVLHGNEAPAFTENYISHLRDEVAGRSGIFAQTALLIIHNSMLDTLINSTKDVAAPDAIWYPQTFSHQLERLITTDSNRSDLSRCLLEDQRETVLEEGATVFGFSSLYRLLDDGNLDFSELQLFKDDELLNYSHKQLRSRLNENRKLYRQIEDSVERYSGQLENVLTEFSTKFIQEHFVDKDDWRELDFADYRREKEQNSEQKLVLENISVENGEVWQRAKSASKAGKRDISLLVQVQPGQSKAELEFSFQGNDLQDSQIKISHHRQLKNTSFWRTSRAGGKTSCIMASVPFDGRPCFFSLELTNRNNSAEEYKFRLLLVEQGKFWLNDIQHSYRIEPGKGQITLQLEDNTLRIAESGDLTCMLDDESEYIDCQHYAQVNFEKLANQSDLVQFALISGDSRLSFNIEGPGAEEGLTLPLLFDQSRFNKLFKEAGNATWNRLKSRIILDNIEHKVVGVRQQLLQLEASLIEGRLLGTGSDGTDFKIEDLHASYPELHNAYEQLFAYYQQRSTLPSLVSWSAEYRAVVSNIIATFEQALQQISLSRALTAREKRLLYVGICRSDSHERLSPLHPLVLAYHLQLAETIIEESETHASSSFATLPSITLDRLVVSGLMPFVYQSEHEYAQLQPVEENRFWIDVIPQRQVSHDYVKRLVKDKLNEFTDAYARLFQSAGNNALIINAINQGNAKELFLGLVDYFKQEREHAISVHVNCYDERLLPNMFDHFAESGSYEQLKNDLDLNSGVWRAEADMLIDLLRSRLTFSKFVLPSESDKLAYAHLAFFTNTVPVDCRQIRIEDASSGVLCHGLIAGEGAETQGDAYFTAFGLRDVDTEPYSALRLAQLIGCLWQPARQSNSQYHGQGIGLAVSGNFKKLLNYSFNSALWTTIIDPKVTLDFFTSQKDVVLIHYSDQYTSCAGYDAVTVTKQVDLFLRLLQTGSQPGQSTVDSNHLLAEFNAFNGEWLLKMLRSSERERKEKHGIIGAYKFVQSMLRESDICWVPLSVAEMIRVSGNVGLKMKESDLSRNLQGYRNGAISDDVLFVGFKENCLYLLPLEVKTGARPDYSYAGQQARELKRYLQQDILEPKTLASQLYRALFIRQVLMQVEKLRLYGVLDSDKLVPLIDRREWWLTGDYQLGQLADYANGFVVAHVDSATCFDISYKETVDNILQIEIPYSLLPSLITAQGDQSPLVERFQVPEKYWLKPERDVSPLQQDVIVENTESTTIQPVSEHQPLNSEITKTAPDIIDTPLQILFGHDAVRQSPLYWEPTNTAKFMNTNTGIIGTMGTGKTQFTKSLVTQLMRNQSCNVDGKPIGLLIFDYKSDYVDNAFLEATGAKKYQLSLLPYNPLSLFGDMPMLPRHTAMAFAETMGKAYNLGVKQRMKLVGLIMECYALSGIIPHDRTTWGHTAPTIEDVWQRYLAQEKVDEDSLYAALYNLAGFQIFETNPEKMTSLYDLVDGVTVIELAGYPSEIQNLVVALTLDLFYAQMQKRGKPMVQGDYRQLTKMILVDEADNFMRQDFSSLRKILKEGREYGVGAILSTQEITHFKTGENNYASYVLTWVIHRVSEIKNADIKAVFNVDEKGEQESLMGQIRQLDKHFSLYIDGDKRVSKMRDKAFWELV; this is translated from the coding sequence ATGTCCGTAAAACAGTTTGAAACTTTTCTTGCTGAAACCTTTATTGAGTGGGTTGGCGGCATCATCCAGCCGGGCGAGCGCTACCAGTTCAAATCTCCCGATCCCGAAAATGCCTTAAAGCTTTGGGAAGCATTCGTTTCTTTGGCGGACGGAAATCAACTTGAGATTGCGCCAGAGCAGCACGTTGATTTCCTCTCATGCAATGGTATTCAGCTGATTCCGGTGCTGCATGGTAACGAGGCTCCGGCATTCACAGAAAACTATATTTCCCATCTGCGAGACGAAGTGGCAGGGCGTAGCGGAATTTTTGCCCAAACGGCGCTGTTAATTATTCACAACAGTATGCTGGATACCCTGATTAACAGCACGAAAGACGTGGCTGCACCGGATGCTATCTGGTATCCGCAAACCTTCAGTCATCAGCTGGAAAGGCTTATTACCACCGATAGTAACCGTTCGGACTTATCACGCTGCCTTCTGGAGGATCAACGTGAAACGGTGCTGGAAGAAGGGGCTACTGTATTTGGTTTCTCGTCGCTGTATCGTCTGCTTGATGATGGCAACCTGGATTTTTCAGAGCTTCAATTGTTCAAAGATGATGAGCTACTAAATTATAGCCACAAGCAGCTTCGCAGTAGACTCAATGAAAACCGGAAATTATATCGCCAGATTGAAGATAGTGTTGAACGCTACAGTGGACAGCTGGAGAATGTGCTGACTGAATTTAGTACTAAATTCATTCAGGAGCACTTTGTCGATAAAGACGACTGGCGTGAGCTTGATTTTGCCGACTATAGAAGAGAAAAAGAACAGAATAGTGAGCAAAAACTGGTGCTGGAAAACATCTCCGTTGAAAACGGTGAAGTTTGGCAACGTGCTAAAAGCGCGAGCAAGGCGGGCAAACGTGACATCAGCCTGCTGGTGCAGGTACAGCCCGGACAATCAAAAGCAGAGTTAGAGTTCAGCTTTCAGGGGAACGATCTTCAGGACAGCCAGATTAAAATATCCCATCATCGGCAGCTAAAAAATACGTCTTTCTGGCGCACTAGCCGGGCGGGAGGAAAGACATCATGCATTATGGCATCGGTGCCCTTTGACGGGCGTCCATGCTTTTTTAGTCTTGAACTGACCAATCGTAATAACTCAGCTGAAGAATATAAGTTTCGACTGTTATTAGTTGAGCAGGGAAAATTCTGGCTAAACGATATTCAGCACAGCTATCGTATAGAGCCTGGTAAAGGGCAAATAACGCTGCAACTGGAAGATAATACGCTGCGTATTGCCGAATCTGGCGATCTGACCTGTATGCTAGATGACGAGAGCGAATACATCGATTGCCAGCATTATGCTCAAGTGAATTTTGAGAAACTGGCGAATCAAAGTGACCTGGTTCAGTTTGCACTCATTTCTGGCGATTCTCGTTTGTCGTTTAACATCGAGGGACCAGGAGCCGAGGAAGGACTAACGCTGCCCCTGCTGTTTGATCAGAGTCGTTTCAATAAGTTGTTTAAAGAAGCGGGTAATGCAACCTGGAATCGACTGAAGAGTCGTATCATTCTTGATAACATTGAGCACAAAGTCGTTGGTGTTCGTCAGCAATTATTACAACTGGAAGCTTCATTAATTGAGGGGCGTCTTCTGGGTACCGGAAGTGACGGTACTGATTTTAAAATAGAAGATCTTCATGCCAGCTACCCCGAGCTACATAACGCATATGAGCAGTTATTTGCCTACTATCAGCAGCGTAGTACGCTGCCTAGCCTGGTATCATGGTCAGCAGAATACCGCGCTGTGGTCAGCAACATCATTGCCACCTTTGAACAGGCCCTTCAGCAAATCAGCCTGAGCAGAGCACTGACGGCTCGGGAAAAACGGCTTCTATATGTTGGGATATGCCGTAGTGATAGCCATGAACGCCTATCGCCGCTGCATCCGCTAGTACTCGCCTACCATCTACAACTTGCTGAAACGATAATTGAAGAGTCGGAAACGCACGCTTCATCTTCATTTGCCACTCTACCGTCTATTACCCTGGATCGCCTGGTGGTTTCAGGCTTAATGCCATTTGTTTATCAGAGTGAGCATGAATACGCACAATTGCAGCCAGTGGAGGAGAACCGCTTCTGGATTGATGTGATTCCGCAACGGCAGGTAAGTCATGACTATGTGAAACGTCTGGTAAAAGACAAACTTAATGAGTTCACAGATGCCTATGCTCGGTTGTTTCAGAGTGCGGGAAACAATGCGTTGATTATTAATGCCATTAATCAAGGGAACGCCAAAGAGTTATTTTTGGGCTTAGTGGATTATTTTAAGCAGGAAAGAGAGCACGCTATTTCGGTGCATGTGAACTGCTACGATGAACGCCTTCTTCCCAATATGTTCGATCACTTTGCTGAAAGTGGCAGCTATGAACAGCTAAAAAATGATCTCGATCTGAACAGCGGCGTATGGCGGGCAGAGGCAGATATGTTGATTGATCTGCTACGCAGCCGTTTAACATTCAGCAAATTTGTCCTACCTTCAGAAAGTGACAAGCTGGCCTATGCGCATCTGGCGTTTTTCACCAACACAGTACCTGTTGATTGCCGACAGATACGTATCGAAGATGCGTCCAGCGGGGTGCTTTGCCATGGACTCATCGCTGGTGAAGGAGCTGAAACACAGGGGGACGCATACTTTACCGCGTTTGGCCTGCGTGACGTGGACACCGAGCCCTACAGCGCGTTGCGTCTTGCACAATTAATCGGCTGCCTGTGGCAACCTGCACGTCAAAGCAACAGCCAGTATCATGGACAGGGGATCGGCTTAGCCGTAAGCGGTAATTTTAAAAAGCTACTTAATTACTCATTTAACAGTGCGCTCTGGACCACAATCATTGATCCTAAAGTCACTCTCGACTTTTTCACTAGCCAGAAAGATGTAGTTCTTATTCACTATTCTGACCAATACACCAGTTGCGCAGGTTATGATGCCGTCACCGTCACGAAGCAGGTTGATTTGTTTTTACGCTTGCTCCAGACCGGAAGCCAGCCCGGGCAATCCACCGTTGACAGTAATCATCTGCTTGCTGAATTTAACGCGTTCAATGGCGAATGGCTGCTGAAAATGCTGCGCTCCAGTGAAAGAGAGCGTAAAGAGAAACACGGCATTATTGGCGCGTACAAATTTGTGCAATCTATGCTGCGTGAGTCTGATATTTGCTGGGTTCCGCTATCGGTAGCTGAGATGATTCGTGTGTCCGGAAATGTCGGCCTGAAAATGAAAGAGAGCGATTTGTCGAGGAATTTACAGGGGTATCGCAATGGTGCTATTTCTGATGATGTGCTCTTTGTCGGATTTAAAGAAAACTGCCTCTATCTGTTGCCGCTAGAAGTGAAAACCGGGGCTCGACCAGACTATAGTTACGCAGGCCAACAGGCTCGCGAGTTAAAACGTTACTTACAGCAAGATATTCTGGAGCCTAAAACGCTGGCATCACAACTCTACCGAGCGCTTTTTATACGTCAGGTGCTGATGCAGGTAGAGAAGTTGCGTTTGTACGGCGTGCTCGACAGCGACAAACTTGTCCCCTTGATTGATCGACGTGAATGGTGGTTAACAGGCGACTATCAGTTAGGTCAGCTTGCGGATTATGCAAACGGCTTCGTGGTAGCACATGTAGACAGCGCAACTTGCTTTGATATCTCCTATAAAGAGACGGTAGATAATATTTTACAGATTGAAATCCCTTATTCACTGCTGCCTTCTCTAATCACTGCACAGGGAGATCAATCACCGCTTGTGGAACGGTTCCAGGTGCCGGAAAAATATTGGCTTAAGCCAGAACGCGATGTAAGTCCGTTACAACAAGATGTGATTGTAGAAAACACTGAGTCGACAACTATACAACCCGTTTCGGAACATCAGCCCTTAAATTCTGAAATTACAAAAACTGCACCTGATATCATTGATACGCCATTACAGATATTGTTCGGTCACGATGCTGTGCGCCAGAGCCCGTTGTATTGGGAGCCAACGAACACGGCTAAGTTCATGAACACCAACACTGGGATTATTGGCACAATGGGTACTGGAAAAACTCAGTTTACAAAGTCTTTAGTTACCCAGCTGATGCGCAATCAGTCCTGTAATGTTGATGGCAAGCCTATTGGCTTGCTGATTTTCGATTATAAATCTGACTATGTGGATAATGCATTTCTTGAGGCAACTGGAGCTAAGAAGTATCAGTTATCTTTGTTACCTTACAATCCATTATCTTTATTCGGCGATATGCCTATGTTGCCTAGACACACAGCAATGGCATTTGCAGAAACAATGGGTAAAGCCTACAACCTAGGCGTAAAACAGCGAATGAAATTGGTTGGCCTGATCATGGAGTGTTATGCGTTATCTGGCATCATCCCTCATGATCGTACAACATGGGGCCATACTGCACCTACTATTGAAGATGTTTGGCAACGTTATTTGGCTCAGGAAAAAGTTGACGAAGATTCATTGTATGCAGCACTTTATAATCTGGCAGGTTTCCAGATATTTGAAACCAATCCTGAGAAAATGACCAGCTTGTATGATCTGGTTGATGGTGTGACCGTCATTGAATTGGCTGGATATCCTTCTGAAATTCAAAACCTAGTTGTCGCGTTAACGTTAGATCTGTTTTATGCGCAGATGCAAAAACGGGGCAAGCCAATGGTTCAAGGCGATTACCGCCAGCTAACAAAAATGATTCTGGTCGATGAAGCCGATAATTTTATGCGTCAGGATTTTTCTAGTTTGCGTAAGATCCTTAAAGAAGGGCGCGAATATGGTGTAGGGGCTATTCTTTCAACGCAGGAGATCACCCACTTTAAGACTGGGGAAAATAATTATGCTTCCTATGTTTTAACTTGGGTAATTCATCGAGTATCTGAGATCAAAAATGCAGATATTAAAGCTGTTTTTAATGTTGATGAGAAAGGGGAACAGGAGTCTTTGATGGGGCAGATTCGTCAGCTTGATAAACATTTTAGTCTTTATATCGATGGTGATAAAAGAGTAAGTAAAATGAGAGATAAGGCCTTTTGGGAACTTGTTTGA
- the dptG gene encoding DNA phosphorothioation-dependent restriction protein DptG — protein sequence MYPIATDLKVGNNQLDSYLPIRNKNNDIDWQFVTGLVLSYALKRKIESYDPDQFREDCKAHMHELLDEPAFWSVLERMYFASQDIFSVSPLFLLFHAQFVGEKIINGSTADKRLGTLFSNLMGDFSLGYPIQDRLNFIEQQMMNKLNEKIRLLGKGPFPEEQSYLPYIAVCFQSDLEFLAEHPQYLLQELTNTLRLYAFSWCAQLALNLDNWRDGEPQSKSLFFILDSEKASSERDKIKRFGYKWFAGQSEKLFPILSSLEVLQIKGEKKRPLWQVYQDCLSCSNSSNQVLDDINDYIQKFISKEERDLPARDRATDLDSAFKQLLSVAVEQFQGKKTDRATVNRKYINELESQICADFIQVRGRAGKVLVLNQDRLLLLTNLTVGKNDKLRLHELLRGFEQRGFYLDNQSVQTLVAFYERMGNVERMSDSGDAVYVRKTV from the coding sequence ATGTATCCTATCGCAACTGATTTAAAAGTTGGTAATAATCAACTGGATAGTTACCTGCCGATACGCAATAAAAATAACGATATTGACTGGCAATTTGTTACCGGCCTGGTACTTAGCTACGCCTTGAAACGTAAAATTGAATCCTACGATCCTGACCAATTCCGTGAGGATTGTAAGGCACATATGCATGAGTTGCTTGATGAGCCAGCTTTCTGGTCAGTTTTGGAACGGATGTATTTTGCCAGCCAGGATATTTTCAGTGTTTCCCCACTTTTTTTGCTTTTTCATGCTCAATTTGTGGGCGAAAAAATAATCAATGGGTCTACGGCAGATAAGCGTCTGGGCACATTGTTTTCTAATTTGATGGGGGATTTCAGCCTTGGTTATCCCATACAGGACAGACTGAACTTCATTGAGCAGCAAATGATGAATAAGCTCAATGAAAAAATAAGATTGCTGGGGAAAGGCCCGTTTCCCGAAGAGCAATCCTATCTCCCCTATATAGCAGTATGTTTTCAGTCTGACTTGGAGTTTTTGGCCGAACACCCACAATATCTCTTGCAAGAACTGACTAATACTCTGCGACTGTACGCTTTTAGCTGGTGTGCTCAACTGGCTCTCAATCTGGATAACTGGCGAGATGGTGAGCCACAAAGTAAGTCTCTATTCTTTATTCTCGACAGCGAAAAAGCCAGTTCTGAGCGGGATAAAATTAAACGCTTTGGTTATAAATGGTTTGCTGGTCAGAGTGAAAAACTTTTCCCAATACTTTCCTCACTGGAGGTATTGCAGATAAAAGGGGAGAAAAAAAGGCCCCTCTGGCAAGTGTATCAGGATTGTTTGAGCTGTTCGAACAGTTCAAATCAAGTGTTAGATGATATTAATGATTACATACAAAAGTTTATCAGTAAGGAAGAACGAGATCTTCCAGCCAGAGATCGCGCTACAGATCTGGACAGTGCTTTTAAACAGCTCTTATCCGTTGCTGTAGAGCAGTTTCAGGGTAAGAAAACGGATCGTGCGACAGTCAACCGTAAATATATCAACGAACTGGAAAGCCAGATTTGTGCTGACTTCATTCAGGTGCGCGGTCGGGCGGGAAAAGTATTGGTACTGAATCAGGATCGCTTGCTGTTATTGACCAATCTTACCGTTGGGAAAAATGACAAGCTCCGCCTGCATGAACTGCTGCGTGGTTTTGAGCAGCGTGGTTTTTATCTGGATAATCAGTCAGTACAAACGCTGGTGGCGTTTTATGAACGTATGGGAAATGTAGAGCGAATGAGTGACAGTGGAGACGCCGTATATGTCCGTAAAACAGTTTGA
- the dptF gene encoding DNA phosphorothioation-dependent restriction protein DptF, which yields MSAITLQKALGVLAKSSSFSVTTVTHRQKDELDQLKEQLFVKQDIETDLQRYLDVAKPGEIIFLCGSSGDGKSEILARCQSNPRYQRQFNFHMDATHSFAPRQSAIDALNNLFTNHHQQSSPLLIGINTGMIANFAREGAECHQAIRSAIDSFLSAQQSASRPYQNGNCIFFDFEHYPKFHFEENKQYSSFIKKLLDNLTGDNDDNLFQFIFRRDEAINPDLKEVANFKLLCLPGVQNVLITQLFKARLIKDQFVTTRTLLDFLHHLLMGPGYLFDNLFTGSENDLIKKVSDFDPARLHTYELDQFILRYELGLIDNDLDDFLIALETLHIKFDRQCVRSGDATSLVRLFWLLQDESLGNNYHKNFSAFFNESLFERYSKIWRLHRNYTGDPEQKKLLNRFYNFELIAGIQRYANRRAPELSMQKEEFFLGEFGGVKLTAPVEIKPDWDAIRNKNTAHPTGFDIYLKVGQNALPSFHIGLNLFELLNKLNNGYRPNKYDKNAIVLLDELVELIAEQAKSSRDIKFYDGSSRVYRAKADEDMITISGMEG from the coding sequence ATGAGCGCAATCACATTACAAAAGGCTTTGGGTGTACTTGCGAAGTCATCTTCGTTTTCAGTCACCACTGTAACACATCGTCAGAAAGATGAACTCGATCAGTTAAAAGAACAACTCTTTGTAAAACAAGATATTGAGACTGATTTGCAACGTTATCTCGATGTTGCTAAACCCGGTGAAATCATTTTTCTGTGTGGGAGCAGCGGAGATGGAAAGTCAGAAATTTTAGCCCGTTGTCAGTCAAATCCTCGTTATCAGCGGCAATTTAATTTCCACATGGATGCCACACACAGTTTTGCTCCTAGGCAATCAGCTATTGATGCCCTGAATAATCTATTTACTAATCATCATCAGCAATCATCCCCTCTTCTCATTGGTATCAACACCGGCATGATTGCAAATTTTGCCAGAGAAGGTGCTGAATGCCACCAAGCGATTCGATCTGCAATTGACTCTTTTTTATCCGCTCAGCAGAGTGCAAGCCGTCCTTATCAGAATGGGAATTGCATTTTTTTTGATTTTGAACATTATCCTAAATTCCATTTTGAAGAAAATAAACAATACTCATCATTTATCAAAAAATTATTAGATAATTTAACTGGCGATAATGATGATAACTTATTCCAGTTTATTTTTCGGAGAGATGAGGCTATCAATCCCGATCTGAAAGAAGTCGCGAACTTTAAATTGCTTTGTTTGCCGGGTGTGCAGAATGTTTTGATTACGCAACTTTTTAAAGCTCGATTAATAAAAGATCAATTTGTAACCACCAGAACATTGCTAGATTTCCTGCATCATCTTCTTATGGGGCCGGGATACTTATTTGATAACTTATTTACTGGTTCAGAAAATGATTTGATCAAAAAAGTCTCAGATTTCGATCCCGCCAGATTGCATACCTATGAACTTGATCAGTTTATTTTGCGCTATGAGCTTGGACTGATTGACAACGATCTCGATGATTTTTTAATTGCTCTTGAGACATTGCATATTAAGTTTGATCGCCAATGTGTTAGGTCTGGTGATGCGACCTCATTAGTTCGCCTTTTTTGGCTTCTTCAAGACGAATCTCTGGGGAATAATTACCATAAGAATTTTTCTGCATTCTTTAATGAATCGTTGTTTGAGCGTTACTCAAAAATTTGGCGTCTTCATAGAAATTATACTGGAGACCCGGAACAAAAAAAATTATTGAATCGTTTCTATAATTTTGAGCTTATTGCGGGTATACAGCGCTATGCTAACCGTAGAGCACCGGAATTAAGCATGCAGAAAGAAGAGTTTTTCTTGGGTGAGTTCGGTGGAGTAAAATTAACTGCGCCCGTAGAAATTAAGCCTGACTGGGACGCGATTCGTAATAAAAATACTGCCCATCCAACGGGTTTTGATATCTATCTAAAGGTCGGACAAAATGCACTTCCTTCTTTTCATATTGGCCTTAATCTCTTTGAGCTCTTGAACAAACTCAATAATGGATATCGCCCAAATAAATACGATAAAAATGCTATTGTTCTATTGGATGAACTTGTTGAATTAATTGCTGAACAGGCTAAGTCTAGTAGAGACATCAAATTCTATGATGGTAGCTCCAGGGTTTATCGTGCAAAAGCGGATGAAGATATGATCACTATTAGCGGTATGGAGGGTTGA